A window of Staphylococcus lloydii genomic DNA:
TTATCGTTTATATTACCTGCCATCATTCATATTTTTGCACCTTCTACTAATCCAATTTTAATCGTTGTATTTTTAAGTATCTATGTAGCATTTTATTCATTTACTTGGGCTCCGTTGACTTGGGTTATTGTAGGCGAAATATTCCCGTTAGCTATTAGAGGATTAGCATCTGGTGCAGCATCATCGTTAAATTGGATAGGTTCATTTTTAGTAGGTCTGTTATTCCCAATAATGACTGCATATTTTTCTCAACAATTAGTATTCGCTATTTTCGGTATCATTTGTTTAGTTGGTGTATTATTTGTGAAGATATGCTTACCAGAATCAAAAGGGCGAACTTTAGAAGAAATTGAAAAATTAGGAGAGTTAAAAGGGAAATCTAAAGTCCGAGCAAAAAATATTGATAAAAACGAAATATCACAATTAAAATAAAATAAAGCCACCTATTTTCTATCTAAATAGGTGGCTTTGTTTATAAGTTATTTATGTTTTTAATTAAATGAAATATTTTTGAGTTATATGTAAAATCGCATATGTCTTTATTTCATATTTAATTCTCATTTTGACAGCTTAAAATGAAATATGTTACTTTTAGATAGAACGATTATTCTAGTTGGATGAGTGGAGCTTATGTCGAAGAAAAAAGATGATTTATTACAAGTTGCTGAAAGGTTATTTTATGAAAATGGCTTTAATGGCGTAGGTTTAAAACAAATAATTAAAGAGGCTAATGTTGCTACGATGACGTTGTACAATCATTTTGACTCTAAAGAACAATTAATTGAAGAGATTTTAAAGCAACGTGAACAACGGTATTGGCATTACTTGGATGAAAATGTAAAACAAAATTCATCTGAACCTTTTATTGCTGCCGTTAATGGCCATTGTAAGTGGCTAAATGATTACTCATATACGGGTGATATGTTTATGCGTGCAATAGAAGATTATACTGATGCTGACAATCAAATTGAATCTATAGCTAGGGGTCATAAACAACGTTTGCTCAACTATTTAGAAAATCTGGCAAATGCTTCAGGTTTTAAAAATGATCACGATTTAGCTATTCGTTATACGATGTTGATGGAAGGTACGACTTCGATGACAACGCTAATTGGAGTAGAAGAAGCAACGAAGCACGCATTATATGTAGCTAATCTATTTATCGATGAAGCTAGCTAAGTATAACAATGTAAAGCGCGAGATTGACTAATCATCAATCTCGTATCATTTTACTATAAAGTAGAATGAACGTTCTATATAAAAAAGGAGTATGTATTATATGAAATTCTCTAAATTAGTATTACCAGGCATTGCTATGATAGCAACTACGTATGGTTTAGGCCGTTTTAGCTTTGGTTTATTCTTACCTAATATCGGCCGTGATATGGGATTAAGTGCCTCAAGTTCAGGATTAATATCGTCGTTATTCTATTTATCTTATTGTTTTACAATTGTATATTCTACTTTACGCACTAATAAAGTTGGTCCTAAAAACATGATTATGTTATCCGGTTTGAGTGTGCTCATTGGATTAGTATTGATTGGTACTGCACCAAATGGTTTAATGCTTTCACTAGGAGTAATATTTGCTGGTGCGAGTACGGGTTTAGTTTCGCCTCCCTATGGTTATACTATTTCGCTATGGATTAAATGGCCTGAACAAGGTAAGGCAAATACGTGGATTAATTCGGGAACTAGTTTTGGTTTAATGTTCACGGGTCTTACCGCAATGGTTATTTTTTTAGACTGGAGAATGACATATTTAATATATAGTGTCATCGCCTTAATCGTTTTAATTTGGAATTTTTATGCTATTCCTGCATTGAATAAAAATATTAAAATTGAAACAGGATCTCTAAATATTAGAGATATTAATACGAGTAAGAAAATAATAATTGCATCAACGGTATTAGGTTTTTCTACTGCTCCATTTTGGACATTTTCGAAATCATTTATTGAGCATGCTGGTAACTATTCAAATACTGCATTATCTATATTTTGGATTTTGATTGGTGTTTTAGGTGTAATAGGTGGTATATCAGGTAGTATTATCGATAAACAAGGACTACGTTTTGCTTATATATTCGGCGTTACACTTTTATCAATAGCTTCAATTTTATTGGTGTTTACTTCTAAAGTATGGATAATACCATTTATTGCTTCCTCACTCTTCGGCGCAAGTTATATCTTTTTAACAGGCGTATTATTAGTATGGGGTGTGAAAATATTTGTGAAAAATGCTTCGCTAGGGATTGGCATTCCATTTTTAATGTTAGCTGTTGGTCAGGTAATAGGCTCAATGATAGCTGGAACATTAATAGATAGCCTCAATTACGCTGTGACATTTATGGTTTATGGCATAGTAGGACTAGTTGCATTGGCAATGTATCCAAAAGTAGAAGTGACACCAAGTAGAGTAGAGAATGATCAAGAATATACTAAAATGCAGCAAGAAAATAGAGAAGTTATTGAACAAGAATTCAATACTTAAAAATGAGTGCCAATTACCCTGTGTAGTTGGCACTTTTTTAATTTGTACAAAATTTCAAAAGAATACTCACAGTGATAGTGAAAAATGTTATATTGTATGTGACATATTATCAGTCTTTAAGTTAAAGGAACGGTGTATAGGTGACAATTCGATTTCAAGTGAGTATTCATACGAATGGTTATCACAAATTGTGATTTTAAAAAGGAAGAGGGTTAATATCATGACTTTAGATAAAGAACAAAGGCGTATTACAAGTGAAGAATTGATTGCAAATTTTGAACAATCTTCACTTACGGAAGAAGATTTAGCCCACCAAATGAATATATCTGTTTCACAGGTAGAAAAGGTATTAAATATGGATGCATCAAATGGCTTTTTTGCCGATAAATTACAAACATTTATTCATCTCGTGTGGGATGTACGTGATGCAATCGATAATGATATTAGAGATCATGGGGAAGTGCCAAGTGGTTATACTTATTTACAAGGCGAAAAGGAAGACTACTGGTTTTTACAATAAAATCAATAAAAAGGAAAAGTAACTATATTGTTACTTCTCCTTTTTATTTTATACAAGCCCTTGAATACGCAAGATTATCTCTGCTACTACCGCTGAGCCTATGTATGTACTAATTAAGACTACCATGCCTACAATAATTGTTTTCCAACCTAATTTAGCGAAGTCGGCCCAAGAATTACCGATAGACACACCTGCATATGCTACTACTGGTGTTGCAAGTGACATAAGATCAACTTTTTCGGTCCAATGAACAATATATGTTGAGCCTGGAAAACCAGGAATTGTAATGATTAGACCAATGATACCGATGTAGGCAATACTGGGAATGTTTAACGGAATAACGTTACTCAAAATTAATCCAACTAAAGCGATTAGCATGAGCACTAATATACCTGGCAGTCCTTTAAGCATTGACGTATTATAGCCAATTAAATTACTGAGTAGTGCGATAAACCCAACGACACATAATGTTAGTATCCAATTTGTAACTTTAGATGACATGCTCATCACTCCTTATTTTTGCTGAATTTACTTTTCACTTTCATAACGCCTGCGTAGTATTTTTGCGTTAATGGCAGTGCGATAAGTATTCCCATATACAGTCCTGTCACAGAAGTAAGTAAATTACTAACGCCTGAAAAAGCTGTAATTGTACTTGCTTGATGTGGATATATTTCTACTAATGGTCCTAAAGCGGCAGCCGTCATTACGCCACTCCCCACACCGGTTGCCATTGCATAAGCTAAAGGACTTAAAGGAATGATAGATATAATTAATCCAGCAAAAATACTGAAAAATATTGCACCGAAAATTGTGCCAAATATGTACATCGACATGACACCACGCCACTCTGGAGAACTAATACCAAATTTTTCCGTTATTAATGCAAGGTTTGGTTCTCGACCAATAGAATGCGTCATACCAATCGACTCTCTTTTGAGACCTAATAATACAGCCAGTGGTAAAGAGATAAAAATTGTCCCAAGATTACCTATTTCTTGTAAAATCAACGCGGGTCCTGCAGAGATGATTTTCGGTAAGGCAGGTCCAGCTTCGACACCAAATTTAGCTATTAATAATGCGACTGATATGAAAACTAATGGCTCAGAATTTTTAGCCTGTTTTCTTTTTACGAGTGGTGTGAAGTACGCGATTAAACCTAGTAAAACAGCGTAGACCACGGGTAATAATAATATAGAAGAGAAGCCTAATGGTATTTTATGTGCCCCAATTACTTCAGAGATAACCATAATAACCAATACTAATAGATGTAGCCGCCAATCTTTCCACAATTTATTTTCATTTTCCATAGAAAGACCTCCCTTTTAAATATCTGAAAATTCAAATAATATACTTATTTTAACGATGTCTTACTAAAATTAAAAGGGTGGATTAAAAAAATACAAAATTTTATTGTTTGAAATAGTTTAATATTTAAAGATAAATAGCTAACTGCGCAAAAAGTGCATGCTAATGAAATAAGCACAGAACAATTCAATCAATGTATATATAAATAATAAAAAGAAGCGGATCAATGCTCATATTTGCATTGATTCGCTTCGAATAATTGAGAGGTATTGTTTTAAAAACTATCTGTTAGTCTGTTTGTGTTTTAGGTGTCTTGTTGTTAAATCGTTTCATGTATGTGCCAAGTCTCCATATATATTCTAGTGGACCATATTTAAAGAATTTAAGCCAAATTGTTGATGCGATTAATTGTAATACATAGATAATTATACAAATAAATAATGTGTCAGTGATGTTAATATGATGTTTGCTAAATATTAATAAAGATACCCATATTAATAATGTTTGTCCAATATAATTTGTCAGAGCCATTCTTCCGTAAAAGCTTAATGGTGCTAAGACATTGCCAAATAATCTAGTTTTAACGATGAGTAGTAAGACTGAAACATAAAATAACGCTATGAATGGGCTAGTAATAACAATCAGATGATTGTAAAAATCTAGTTGTTGTGTGTAATTTGTAAGGTCTTGATCTTTCAATGTGTACCCAGCTAATTTGTAACTAGGATATACGTATGTTTTGCTTAATATTATCCAACAAGCAATTGAAATCAGGCCAGAAGCAGATGCTAATATAATTAATAATTTAGTTTTAATATTTTCAAAAAGACAGAATTGACCTGCTGTAAGACCTAATAAAAAGTATGGAATTGGCAATAATGTTTTACTGCCTAAATATAAACAAATAACTAAGAAAATTAATCCAAGAACTAAGTGATATATTTATTTAAATAAAAACATGGTATTAATATTAATCCAAATATAGCGTATAACAGCAAAGCTTCTCCAGGTTGAAGCAATTGGTGTAACAGTCCGAATACTGCTAAAATGGCTAATCTTCTCAGGAAGACAAAATTACTATTTAAATCTTTTTGCTTTAGGTTACGTATGAAAATATAAAAGCCAACGCCAAATAAAAACGAAAAGATAGTAAAGAATTTATCTTCGACAAAGAAGTCTATAAATTGTAAGTATTTAACTTGGTCAAGGTTGTTCGCTGTCGGGAATTTATACAAGGTAATGATATTAGTTAAAATGATTCCTAATAATGCAAAACCTCGCATATAATCTAATTCTGAAATTCTTTTGGATTTGTAGTTCATATTTTACTCCGTATGTTTTATTTTATAAATGTATTGCTTAAGCCATGATTAATATTATCAAATTCATCTCGAGATACAACTAACAAATATGTCACATTAAGGTGACTGTGATAGGCAATCGCGCATCAAAAAGCTCATATTAAAAAGCACACCTATAGTTAAAATTCAGCTATAAGTGTGCTTCTAATTTTATAAATTCATCATTTTTTCTTCTTGTATGATTCTTGTATATAAGAAATATGCATACGGTATAAGTAACACGCTAGTGTATGTCGCATGTGTGAGTAACAGTACTCCGATGAGTTCAGGTACGATATTTAAATAATAATTAGGGTGTTTTGTTATTTTGTAGAGTCCTGATTTTACGATGGGGTGTGCTGGTAAGATAAATAATTTAAGGGTCCAGATAGAACCTAAAGTTTTAATAACATGGAATAGGGTGGCATATCCGCAGATAAGTAATATTAACCCTACACCATTAAACAGGCTAAAAGTGTCTTTGTTGATAAGTGCTTCGATTGCTGCACCTACATATATTAGGATATGATTTAATGCAAGATACTTTGAGTTTTGCGCACCGTATTCTTTTGCCCCATTTTGGATTAATTGCTGTGTGTGGTTAATTGAAATTTTCAAGCTGTATAACCGCACAATAAAAAATAAGAGTAGAATTGTGAAAGTCATGTTGTCCTCCAAGTGATGTTCATAGATGTGTATGTACTCTCAAGGCTTAGTTGCAGTTGTTAACTACCACAGAAGACTTTGAAGTGCATTTATAAGGTTATTTTAAGGGGTTACGACGTCAAATGCTATTAAATATTTATTAACTATTAACTTTTCAACAAAAATTTATTTAATTGTAAAATCAGTTAAAAGTTTTGATAAATAAGAAGAGTGGGTAAGTGAATTAAGAAGTTAATTATAAAAGGAGTTTTATCGTGAAAAAGGGTACTGACTTAAACAAAATGTTGGTTTCGTTAGACGGACAGAAATATGGTGCCTATAAACGTGTTAAAGGCATATATCAATTTGAACAATTTTGCTTAGCAATAGATCATGTGCAAGTTGATCCTTTCGCACCACCTAGTAAGATGCGAATTTTAATAAGCCGTCAGACTGCCGGTATACCAAATGATTTATTAGATACACAAGATAAGTTGACTGCCGTGGCCGATTTTCTCACACGTAACGTCAAAGACAGTATTCAAGATGCTATTAAAACAAACAATGGTAAGCCACCCAAAGTTTTTATAGATAATTGCGGTCAAGAAATCTTAACACGCAGTGCGGTAGTAGTTAATGAACAAGATATCGAAGTACGACTTGAAGTAGGTTTACCAGCAGCTGGAAGAAAAATATTAGGTAAGGCAGCGACACATATCTTAACTGACTTGTTACCTAACATTGTTAACCAGGGACTGTTGTATCAAAATATTGATCATCAAGCACTTAAACAACAAGTTACATTGATGATAGATCAACAATATATAAGACAAATGCTAGAGAATCAAAATTTAGTAGCTTTTGTCGCTAATAACTCCGTCTTACCGCGTAAGAGTGGAGTTTCGGATAAAGCGATGAAAGGCGCAGTAGCTTTTACTAGTCCTCAAAATATGGAAATCACGTTGCATTTGCCTAGCGGTAAATCGGTGACAGGCATGGGTGTGCCAGAAGGTATTACACTAATAGTTGGGGGTGGCTTTCATGGAAAGTCGACCTTGTTACAAGCATTAGAACGAGGTATATATAATCATATTGTGGGTGACGGTCGTGAGTATGTTATTACACGTCATGATGCAATGAAAATCAGAGCAGAGGACGGTAGGAATATTGAAAAAGTTAATATTAGACCTTTTATCAACAATTTACCGGGAAATAAAGATACTAGGCAATTCTCAACTGAAAATGCGAGTGGCAGTACGTCACAGGCAACGAATGTGATGGAAGCGTTGGAAGCAAACACTTCACTTCTCTTGATTGATGAAGATACTTCTGCCACGAACTTTATGATTAGAGATGGACGCATGCAACAATTAATTGCGCCTGAAAAAGAACCTATAACACCATTTGCTAGTAAGGTGAAACCTCTATATGACGATTATCACGTATCTACGATATTGATTGTTGGTGGTTCAGGTGATTATTTTGAAGTTGCCGATCAAGTATTGATGATGGATGAATATGTATTAAAAGATGTGACCCAAGAAGCTAAAGACATAGCACAATCTGCAGGTTACGAACGTGAAAATATTTCACAGGATGAATTTGGAGATTTACCAGCAAGAATACCTCTGAAATCAAGTTTTAATAAAAAAGGAAAAGACGCTCGGTTTAAGGCTAAGGGACAAGAGCAAATTTTATATGGCAAAGAATCTATTGATATCACAGGTTTAGAACAACTCGTGGATATGAGCCAAACAGAATGTCTTGCCATGTTGATTGATTATTATCAGCAACATCTTTTAAATGAACAAGACACATTAAAACAAGCTGCGGACAAACTATATAATTTCATCGATGAAAAAGGACTAGATGCGATTTCACCGCATAGTGGTCATCCAGGAAATCTAGCCTTACCACGCAAACAAGAGTTTTGCTCAGCATTAAACCGTTATAGAGGCTTGAAAGTGCAAGGTTAATAAATAAACGAAAAGCTAAGACATATTATATGTCTTAGCTTTTTTAATTTTCATCTCGATAGGTGACGTTATTCCGATCGAGTGCTGATTCAAGTTGTTTCAAGTTTTCCACCGTGGAAGTTGAAAAATCATTACCAATTTTAAGAATCATGGCATCGATTAATGCGATGATTGGTAGAATAGAAAAATGATTTTTTTGCACGGCAACTTTTAGTGTCACGGTTGCATATTCAAGTAATGGAGACGAATCATAATCTGTAATTAATATAATAGGTATATTTAAACTAGATGCCTCTTTTACTGCGTTAATCACAGAATTAGTATAAGGCTCAAAGGCAAATACAATAAGGACATCGTTAGGTTTTAATTTAATAATTTTATCAAACATAGCATCTAAATCATGGCTTAATTGATGAATATTAAAGTAAAACTCGTTCAGTAATTGTTCCAAATATAACGCTGTTGCTTTATAAGGTCTTGTACCTAAAATACTAACGCTATCAGCATTTTCAATATATTCTATTGCATGATTGAAATTGCTTGCGAGTTCATCTTTTAAAGATTGATTCAGTAGTTGAACGCTTCTATCCCATACAGTCGTTAATGGATCGGCATGATGTTGCTCACTTTCAATAAATGCTGTTTGCAATGTGAATTTGGTATCATTCGGCAGCGCTTCGTTATAAATGTCTTTACGGAAATCGTTAAAATTTTCATAGTCTAATGCATGAATAGTGCGCATTACTGTAGAAATACCAACATCGGCTTTTTGTGATAATTCTTTAATAGTAGTTAGTCCAAGATGTTCAAAATTTTTCAATATATAATCACATAATTTTTGTTGCTTTTTTGGCAACTGCTTTTTATTATTTAATAATTTCTTTTTCAAGGGGATTCCCATTACAACAGAACTCCGTTTCCGTTAATAGTTTAAAACCATAATACCAGTTTATGTAGGATATTTAAAAGAAGTTTGTGTCCAATTTAAATTTTAAAAGAACAAAAAAGTTCCGTTTTTAAATGTAAGGGTTTACATTTGTTCAAAATGGTGCTAAGCTTTTGATAATTTAAATTAAGGAGGATTCACATATGAAAAATTTTGAATTTTCACAACTTAAACCGAAAGTTCAGGAATTTTTAAATAATGAAATACCGCTATACATTAATGGTGAATACCAAAAGGCTTCTAGCAACGCTTCATTTGAAGTGCTTGATCCATCAACTGGCAAGCAAATTGCTACGGCAAGTGAAGCAAATGAAACTGACGTCAACTTAGCTGTTCAAGCTGCACGTAATGCTTTTGATAACGGTGAATGGACTCAAATGCCTGCACAAGAACGTTCAAACATCTTATATGAATTTGCGAGATTACTTAAAGCGCATAGGGAAGAACTCGCTGAACTGGAATCTATCGACAGTGGTAAAGTTTATGAAACGGCGTTGGCAGATGATATTGATGGTACAATTCAACAATTTGAATATTATGCTGGATTTGCAACACAAATTTCAGGCAAAACAACACAGATTTCTAATGATCTTGTCGCATATACACTACATGAACCCATCGGTGTCGTGGGACAAATTATTCCATGGAACTTCCCATTACTGATGGCGTCATGGAAATTGGGGGCTGCCTTAGCTGTAGGTTGTACGATTGTAATTAAACCAGCAATGGAAACACCTTTATCTCTTCTGTACGCAGCACAATTATTCAAAGAAGCAGGATTCCCTGATGGCGTGGTAAATATTGTGCCGGGTCCAGGACGAACTGTGGGTGAAGCTTTAACCAATCATACAGATGTCGACAAACTTGCATTTACTGGTTCAACTGCTGTTGGTACAGGAGTAATGAAAAATGCGGCTGAACAAATTAAAAACGTTACTCTTGAATTAGGTGGTAAATCACCTGCAATTGTACTTGATGACGCAGACTTAGAAGAAACGATTGAAGGTGTCTATAATGGTACGATGTACAATCACGGTCAAAACTGTAGTGCATGTACGAGAGTTTACGTTCAAAGAAATGTTTATGAAGATGTGATTGAAAAATTGAAACAACGTGCCTCTGAAGTACAAGTAGGGCCAAGTATGGATCCGAATTCTGATATGGGCCCACTTATTTCGGAAAGACAACAGCAACGTGTACTTGACTATATCGATAAAGGTAAAGAAGAAGGTGCAAAACTCCTTTGTGGCGGTAACAAAGTACATGATGCAGGTTATTATGTTGAACCTACAATTTTTGTAGACGTTGAAGATGATATGACAATTGCTCGAGAAGAAATTTTCGGTCCGGTAATGGTAGTATTTGTTTTCGATGAAGTTGATGAAGTCATCAATAGAGCAAATGACAGTGAATACGGACTAGCTTCTAGTGTATGGACACAAAACATTAAAAATGGTCATTATATATCAAATAAATTGAAAGCCGGTACAGTTTGGATTAATACGGTAGGTCAAGAACTTGAAACGATGCCATTCGGTGGTTATAAACAATCCGGTATAGGTAGAGAAATGGGCGGCGAATACGGTATTCAAAGCTATACTGAAGTGAAAAGCGTCATGATTAATATTGACTAAAAAAATAAAAGCGAGGGAACTGATTATGAATAAAAAACCATATGGAATGATAGCAGCTTTACCAACACCAATGAATAGTAATGGAGAAATTGATTATGCAAGTTATGAAAAATTAATTGAACACGTAATCAGCGGTGGCATCCACGGCGTACTTGTAGGCGGTAGCGGCGGCGAGTATTCTTTAATGTCATTTGAAGAGCGTAAGGAAATTATCAAATTTGTTACAGAAAAAGTTAATGGTCGAGTACATGTAATGGCCGGTACAGGTTGTCACCGAACAGTCGATGCAATCAATTTAACACAATATGCTGAAGCAGTAGGTGCTGATTTTGCATTAGTACTTCATCCATATTATATGCCAACAAGTGACGAAGGCATTTTAGCATATTACCAAGCTATAGCTGACAATACTAACATTGGTCTTGTTATTTACCATTATCCTGAAGCTACTGGCATTGAATTGTCTCCAGAAGTTTTAGCTAAAATTAGTAAATTAGATCATGTGGTTGGTATTAAAAATACTGCCGACGGTATCCACACTTCTAAATTATTAGAATTAGTTAAAGATGATGACACTTTTGCTTTATTGAATGGTTATGAAGATCTATTTTTACCTACGTTAGCAATCGGTGGTGAAGGTGCCATTGGTGTCGCTCCAAATTTAGTGCCTGATAAAGTAGCCAAAATATATGAATTAGTACAAAACAACGATATCCAAAAAGCGATAGAAATTAATAAACAATTATTACCTTTATTTAACATTATAGAAGAAGATGTAATTCCTGGTACTGTAAAAGCTGGCTTAAAAGCGTTAGGCATTTTTGATACAACAACTTGTCGCGAACCATTAACGTCTCCTTCCAAAGCATACGAGCAAAAAATTGCACAGTTATTAGAAACGCTTAACTAAGACGTAGTAGAGAAAAATAGTAAACGAAGAAGGTGCTTATATATGAAAGACGTGATTATTGTAGGCGGAGGATTAGCAGGATTATCAGCGGCATGGAGATTAAAAGATCATGATATTTTACTACTAGAATCCGAAGACCGTGTAGGTGGTCGAGTGATGTCTGAACGACGTGGCAACTATTGGATGAACTGGGGCGGTCATGTTTATGCCGGAAAAGGTTCAGCGACCGATGAATTATTAAAATCAGTTGGTGTGAAGGCACTACCTGTTCCTGGCAAACTTTCAGCAATGCAATTAAATGGTAAATTGTTATTAGATGGGCATGTCGAATTGTATCCGTTCAGAGTTTCAATGTCTTGGAAAGATCGTATTTCTATGTTGATTGCTGGTGCAAAAGTAAGAGGCGCAGTTTTAAAATATAGCAAAATAGCCAAAAGACGTGCGCATGAAGATTACTGTACACAACAACAACGTATATTTAACTTTATGAATGACAGAACGTTTTCTGATTTTACAGGAAAATTGCCTGAAGATGCAGATGCCATATTTAGACCTACTGTAAGTCGTTCAACTGGAGAACCTGAACAAATTTCTGCAGGTGCCGGGGTCGCATACTTTGATATGATTTGGAGTAAGGAAGACGGGTTAACACGTAATATAGTGGGAGGACCCTCAACTTTAACGAATACGATAGCGAGTCGTATTAAGGACAGTGTTGAGCTAAATGCGCATGTCCAAGAAGTTGTAAATAATGATGATTTTGTTAGTGTGAAGTATGAAAAAGACGGCAAAACTTATACTGAAATTGCACGTTATATTATTA
This region includes:
- the dapA gene encoding 4-hydroxy-tetrahydrodipicolinate synthase yields the protein MNKKPYGMIAALPTPMNSNGEIDYASYEKLIEHVISGGIHGVLVGGSGGEYSLMSFEERKEIIKFVTEKVNGRVHVMAGTGCHRTVDAINLTQYAEAVGADFALVLHPYYMPTSDEGILAYYQAIADNTNIGLVIYHYPEATGIELSPEVLAKISKLDHVVGIKNTADGIHTSKLLELVKDDDTFALLNGYEDLFLPTLAIGGEGAIGVAPNLVPDKVAKIYELVQNNDIQKAIEINKQLLPLFNIIEEDVIPGTVKAGLKALGIFDTTTCREPLTSPSKAYEQKIAQLLETLN
- a CDS encoding flavin monoamine oxidase family protein; this encodes MKDVIIVGGGLAGLSAAWRLKDHDILLLESEDRVGGRVMSERRGNYWMNWGGHVYAGKGSATDELLKSVGVKALPVPGKLSAMQLNGKLLLDGHVELYPFRVSMSWKDRISMLIAGAKVRGAVLKYSKIAKRRAHEDYCTQQQRIFNFMNDRTFSDFTGKLPEDADAIFRPTVSRSTGEPEQISAGAGVAYFDMIWSKEDGLTRNIVGGPSTLTNTIASRIKDSVELNAHVQEVVNNDDFVSVKYEKDGKTYTEIARYIIMATPAPITRKVTKNLSPRLNDALSQIKYGPHVSASFLTNETEEQVWDDVYAFATPKKSFDILIHNSNLTHSMHSQRHQGSSFMTFSPANRGRALLEKTEEEILEQYLDDIEDMFPGFRNIVVEAHVQKFPYGSAYVYPGRADIQPTLTEPEGRLYLAGDYLGTFYTETAIQTGFTAAQDINSLLSFYQNDIQQIL